Proteins encoded by one window of Lathyrus oleraceus cultivar Zhongwan6 chromosome 1, CAAS_Psat_ZW6_1.0, whole genome shotgun sequence:
- the LOC127121958 gene encoding uncharacterized protein At5g39570 produces the protein MSYFSRGGGGNNDESVDDFDEYDPTPYGGGYDIHLTYGRPIPPSEETCYPSGSADDDFDYDRPQFSSQSEPSAYGDEALATEYSSYSRPKPRPAPAGFNPGSAGGYGGGRKQGSGYGGGRQESEFGSGYGDGAQESEYGSGYGGGRKQESGYGRNDEESEFGSGYGRKNEGSEYGSGYGGRKQEYGRSEEESQGYGRKTEYESGGSEYGSGYGGRKKTGYGEEEGYGGGRSEYEAKPSYGRSDDEEKPSYGYERPERRRDDDEEKPSYGYERPERRRDDDDDDEKPSYGRKKYGGGEDNSDDNDDDDGRKKHHHKSHHRKSYDDDDE, from the exons ATGTCGTATTTTTCAAGGGGTGGTGGTGGAAACAATGACGAAAGCGTTGATGATTTCGACGAATACGATCCAACACCATACGGTGGAGGTTACGACATTCACCTAACCTACGGTCGTCCAATTCCACCCTCTGAAGAAACATGTTACCCATCAGGTTCAGCCGATGATGATTTCGATTACGATCGTCCTCAATTTTCGTCTCAATCTGAACCTTCTGCTTATGGCGATGAAGCTCTTGCTACTGAGTATAGTAGCTATTCTCGACCTAAACCTAGACCTGCTCCTGCTGGTTTTAACCCTGGATCTGCTGGTGGTTATGGTGGTGGGAGAAAGCAGGGATCTGGGTATGGTGGTGGGAGGCAGGAATCTGAATTTGGATCTGGGTATGGTGATGGGGCCCAGGAATCTGAGTATGGATCTGGTTATGGTGGTGGAAGAAAGCAAGAATCTGGATATGGTAGAAATGATGAGGAATCTGAATTTGGGTCTGGTTATGGTAGAAAGAATGAGGGATCTGAATATGGATCTGGGTATGGTGGGAGGAAGCAAGAATATGGGAGGAGTGAGGAGGAGAGTCAAGGTTATGGGAGGAAGACTGAGTATGAGAGTGGCGGATCGGAATATGGATCGGGGTATGGTGGGAGGAAGAAGACTGGTTATGGGGAGGAAGAGGGATATGGAGGAGGAAGGAGTGAGTATGAAGCAAAACCTAGCTATGGAAGGAGTGATGATGAGGAGAAACCGAGCTATGGTTATGAGCGTCCTGAGAGGCGTCGTGATGATGATGAGGAGAAACCGAGCTATGGTTATGAGCGTCCTGAGAGGCGTcgtgatgatgatgatgatgatgagaaACCCAGCTATGGTCGCAAGAAATAT GGAGGAGGTGAAGATAACTctgatgataatgatgatgatgatgggAGGAAGAAGCATCACCACAAGAGTCACCATCGCAAGAGCTATGATGATGACGACGAGTAA
- the LOC127121965 gene encoding transmembrane emp24 domain-containing protein p24delta7 — MSNSILLLAVLTLALTCSLVNSMRFELKSGHTKCISENIQNNAMTVGKYNVVNPNEGQPIPDTHKITLKVSSPNGNSNHYGDHVESGTFAFTATESGDYTACFWIPDSRMAPSIVTVEFEWRSGVAAKDWSKVAKKGQVEVMEYELKKLYDAVTSIHDEMFYLREREEEMQDLNKATNSKMFTFVFLSIAVCASVAGMQLWHLKTFFERKKLL, encoded by the exons ATGTCCAATTCGATTCTTCTTCTCGCAGTTCTCACCCTAGCATTGACGTGTAGTCTCGTGAATTCGATGCGGTTTGAGCTTAAATCGGGTCACACTAAGTGCATTTCCGAAAATATTCAGAACAATGCCATGACGGTAGGAAAGTACAATGTCGTTAATCCTAATGAAGGGCAACCAATTCCTGATACCCACAAGATCACGCTCAAG GTGAGTTCTCCTAATGGAAACAGTAATCACTATGGGGATCATGTGGAGTCGGGTACTTTTGCATTTACTGCAACTGAAAGCGGTGACTACACGGCTTGCTTTTGGATACCGGATAGTAGGATGGCCCCGTCAATTGTGACTGTTGAGTTTGAATGGAGATCTGGGGTTGCTGCCAAAGACTGGTCTAAGGTTGCCAAGAAAGGGCAGGTTGAA GTAATGGAATATGAGTTGAAGAAGCTCTATGATGCTGTTACATCCATCCATGACGAGATGTTTTATCTTCGTGAAAG GGAAGAAGAAATGCAAGATCTTAACAAAGCAACCAACTCCAAGATGTTTACCTTCGTTTTCCTTTCAATTGCCGTTTGCGCTTCTGTCGCCGGTATGCAGCTATGGCATTTGAAGACATTCTTTGAGAGGAAGAAGCTCCTCTAA